One Candidatus Dependentiae bacterium genomic window, CACGTGGTGGCGTAACGCCTGAGTTACGTGAGCGTTCCATAATGATTGGTAAAGAGCTCAAAACAAAAGAGGCAGAGCTTGAAGTGCTCGAGCAGAAATTTAATGAGCTCTATTTATTTTGTCCGAATATTCCTTCGGATGATGTTCCTGTTGGAAATAAAGAAGCAAATAAGGTTGTCAAAGTGGTTGGGGAAAAACCATTTCAAAAAAAAGATTTCATTAATGAATACTATTTTTCAAATCAAGAAGTTAAGTATCCAATAAAAAATCATGTTGAACTTGGCACTGACCTTGGTTGGTTTGATTTTGATGCGGCAGCACGCATGGCTGGTAGCAACTTTGCATTATACAAAGGTGATGCGGTCAAGTTGCTCTATGCACTTGCTATGTTTATGCTAAAAAACAATATGAAGCATGGATTTGAGTTAGTATTACCGTCGGTACTGGTCAATGCAAAATCGTTAGAAGTGACCGGTAATTTTCCAAAATTTCGTGATCAAGCATACAAAGTTCCTGAAGACGATTTATATTTAACACCTACAGCAGAAGTTAATTTAGGGAATTTGTATCGTGATCATATTTTACGGATAGAAGATTTACCAATTCGTATGACCGCCTGGACCAGTTGCTTCCGGCGTGAAGCAGGCACGTATGGCGCAACTGAACGTGGACTGATTCGTATTCATCAATTTGAAAAAGTTGAATTATACACTATCTGTGCACCAGATAAATCACAAAATGAATTGGAACGTATGCTTGCATGTGCAGAAGACATTTTACAACAACTAGGTTTACATTACCGTATATCGTTACTTGCAGCGCAAGATTGTTCATTCGCATCAGCAAAAACATATGATATAGAAGTTTGGTTGCCGGGGCAAGGTCAATATTACGAAGTGTCTTCAGTTAGTAACTGTACTGATTTTCAGGCACGGCGTGGAAAAATAAGATTCAAAATTGATGCGACAAGTAAAACAGAATTAGTGCATACATTAAATGGGTCTTCATTAGCTTTACCACGTTTAATGGTTGCGATAATGGAAACATATCAACAACCAGATGGTTCAATTAAAATTCCTGATATTTTAAAAAAAGAAGCACTTTTTTAATAGATTATGAAAAAGCGAACAGCAGTATCTGAAGATATATTACGCAAAATTAGACAAATTCAAATTTATACACGTCGGTTACTGAGTGGTTCCTTGGTAG contains:
- the serS gene encoding serine--tRNA ligase — protein: MIDLALLRENPDRIRTLVHKKDPAYNIDQLIDLDAQVRVIRQAVEDLRHEKNELAKQARGGVTPELRERSIMIGKELKTKEAELEVLEQKFNELYLFCPNIPSDDVPVGNKEANKVVKVVGEKPFQKKDFINEYYFSNQEVKYPIKNHVELGTDLGWFDFDAAARMAGSNFALYKGDAVKLLYALAMFMLKNNMKHGFELVLPSVLVNAKSLEVTGNFPKFRDQAYKVPEDDLYLTPTAEVNLGNLYRDHILRIEDLPIRMTAWTSCFRREAGTYGATERGLIRIHQFEKVELYTICAPDKSQNELERMLACAEDILQQLGLHYRISLLAAQDCSFASAKTYDIEVWLPGQGQYYEVSSVSNCTDFQARRGKIRFKIDATSKTELVHTLNGSSLALPRLMVAIMETYQQPDGSIKIPDILKKEALF